In the genome of Pseudomonas protegens, one region contains:
- the hutH gene encoding histidine ammonia-lyase, whose product MTTSTHEPVTFGEHPLRIEDVLALANRQAPTRLQDDAAWRQRIAKGAQFLDSLLDKEGVIYGVTTGYGDSCVVAVPLQHVEALPRHLYTFHGCGLGKLLDAQATRAVLAARLQSLCHGVSGVRVELLERLQAFLDQDILPLIPEEGSVGASGDLTPLSYVAATLSGEREVLFRGERRESADVHRELGWEPLVLRPKEALALMNGTAVMTGLACLAFARADYLLHLATRITALNVVALQGNPEHFDERLFAAKPHPGQMQVAAWLRQDLAIDAPTAPLHRLQDRYSLRCAPHVLGVLADSLNWLRSFIETELNSANDNPIIDAEAERVLHGGHFYGGHIAFAMDSLKNLVANVADLLDRQLALLVDVRYNHGLPSNLSGASAERAMLNHGFKAVQIGASAWTAEALKNTLPASVFSRSTECHNQDKVSMGTIAARDAIRVLELTEQVAAATLLAANQGVWLRRQEADARPLPPALEAMHQQLTADFPAVIEDRALERELRLCLQRIAEQHWRLHA is encoded by the coding sequence ATGACGACCTCGACCCATGAGCCGGTAACCTTCGGCGAACACCCCCTGCGCATCGAAGACGTGCTGGCCCTGGCCAACCGCCAGGCGCCGACCCGCCTGCAAGACGACGCCGCCTGGCGCCAGCGGATCGCCAAGGGCGCGCAGTTCCTCGATTCCCTGCTGGACAAGGAAGGGGTGATCTATGGCGTGACCACCGGCTACGGCGACTCCTGCGTGGTGGCGGTGCCGCTGCAGCACGTCGAGGCCCTGCCCCGTCATCTGTACACCTTCCACGGTTGCGGCCTGGGCAAGCTGCTGGACGCCCAGGCCACCCGCGCGGTGCTGGCGGCGCGCTTGCAGTCGCTGTGCCACGGGGTGTCCGGGGTCCGGGTGGAGCTGCTGGAGCGCCTGCAGGCCTTCCTCGACCAGGACATCCTGCCGCTGATCCCGGAGGAAGGCTCGGTGGGCGCCAGCGGCGACCTGACGCCGCTGTCCTATGTGGCGGCGACCCTGTCCGGCGAACGCGAAGTGCTGTTTCGCGGCGAGCGCCGTGAGTCCGCCGACGTGCACCGCGAGCTGGGCTGGGAGCCCCTGGTGCTGCGGCCCAAGGAAGCCCTGGCGCTGATGAACGGCACCGCAGTGATGACCGGGCTGGCCTGCCTGGCCTTTGCCCGGGCCGACTACCTGCTGCACCTGGCGACCCGCATCACCGCCCTCAACGTGGTGGCCCTGCAAGGCAACCCGGAGCACTTCGACGAGCGCCTTTTCGCCGCCAAGCCGCACCCGGGGCAGATGCAAGTGGCCGCCTGGCTGCGCCAGGACCTGGCCATCGACGCACCGACCGCGCCCCTGCACCGCCTGCAGGACCGCTACTCGCTGCGCTGCGCGCCCCACGTGCTGGGGGTGCTGGCCGACAGCCTGAACTGGCTGCGCAGCTTTATCGAAACCGAACTCAACAGCGCCAACGACAACCCGATCATCGACGCCGAAGCCGAACGCGTGCTGCACGGCGGGCACTTCTATGGCGGGCATATCGCCTTCGCCATGGACAGCTTGAAGAACCTGGTGGCCAACGTCGCCGACCTGCTGGACCGGCAACTGGCGCTGCTGGTGGACGTGCGCTACAACCACGGCCTGCCGAGCAACCTGTCCGGCGCCAGCGCCGAACGCGCCATGCTCAACCACGGCTTCAAGGCGGTGCAGATCGGCGCCAGCGCCTGGACCGCCGAAGCCCTGAAAAACACCCTGCCGGCCAGCGTGTTCTCCCGTTCCACCGAGTGCCACAACCAGGACAAGGTGAGCATGGGCACCATCGCCGCCCGCGACGCCATCCGCGTGCTGGAACTGACCGAGCAAGTGGCCGCCGCCACCTTGCTCGCGGCCAACCAGGGCGTCTGGCTGCGCCGCCAGGAAGCCGATGCGCGGCCGTTGCCGCCGGCCCTGGAGGCCATGCACCAGCAACTGACCGCGGACTTCCCAGCGGTGATCGAGGACCGCGCCCTGGAGCGCGAACTGCGCCTGTGCCTGCAACGTATCGCCGAACAACACTGGAGGCTGCATGCGTAG
- a CDS encoding acyl-CoA thioesterase — protein MRSKGVIHADTQVLVPFFDVDTMHVVWHGHYVKYLEVARCALLDKLGHNYNQMLESGYAWPVIDLQLRYVRGAVFGQTLNVRASLVEWENRLKINYLITDLATGERLTRASSVQVAVEIASREMQLASPKVFTDAVARALP, from the coding sequence ATGCGTAGCAAGGGAGTGATCCACGCCGACACCCAGGTGCTGGTGCCGTTCTTCGACGTCGACACCATGCACGTCGTCTGGCACGGGCATTACGTCAAGTACCTGGAAGTCGCCCGCTGCGCCCTGCTGGACAAGCTCGGCCACAACTACAACCAGATGCTCGAATCCGGCTACGCCTGGCCGGTGATCGACCTGCAACTGCGCTACGTGCGCGGCGCGGTGTTCGGCCAGACCCTGAACGTGCGCGCCAGCCTGGTGGAGTGGGAGAACCGCCTGAAGATCAACTACCTGATCACCGACCTGGCCACCGGCGAGCGCCTGACCCGAGCCAGCTCGGTGCAGGTGGCGGTCGAGATCGCCAGCCGGGAAATGCAGCTGGCCTCGCCCAAGGTGTTCACCGACGCCGTCGCCAGGGCCCTGCCATGA
- a CDS encoding outer membrane lipoprotein carrier protein LolA → MKVGASLLAKMVGLLAQCAAPSTVVRRFASKLAPTVLVLWCVPGLAQAFDLQQLSDQLSRPEVIHGRFIQEKHLRALPQPLTSKGHFVLAKNHGLLWLLQTPLQQDYRITAAGIARRDAGGWQLLPGKSAGAEQNRLFLAVLQGDSSGLQRDFELKLQGSAEDWHLQLIPRSLLLKQIFNQINIDGGALVQRIELLEAQGDRTLLIMQDSSSAQPLSEAEQHDFAE, encoded by the coding sequence ATGAAGGTAGGAGCGAGCTTGCTCGCGAAGATGGTCGGTCTGTTGGCCCAGTGCGCGGCGCCAAGCACCGTGGTGCGGCGGTTCGCGAGCAAGCTCGCTCCTACGGTCCTAGTGCTGTGGTGTGTGCCGGGGCTGGCCCAGGCTTTCGATCTGCAACAGTTGAGCGATCAGCTGTCGCGGCCGGAGGTGATCCACGGCCGCTTCATCCAGGAAAAACACCTGCGCGCCCTGCCCCAGCCGCTGACCAGCAAGGGCCACTTCGTGCTGGCGAAAAACCACGGCCTGCTGTGGCTGCTGCAAACCCCGTTGCAGCAGGACTACCGCATCACCGCCGCCGGCATTGCCCGGCGCGATGCCGGTGGCTGGCAGTTGCTCCCCGGCAAGAGCGCCGGGGCCGAGCAGAACCGCCTGTTCCTCGCGGTGCTGCAAGGCGACAGCAGCGGCCTGCAACGGGACTTCGAGCTCAAGCTGCAAGGCAGCGCCGAGGACTGGCACCTGCAGTTGATCCCCCGCTCCCTGCTGCTGAAACAGATCTTCAACCAGATCAACATCGACGGCGGCGCCCTGGTGCAACGCATCGAACTGCTGGAAGCCCAGGGCGACCGTACCTTGCTGATCATGCAGGACAGCAGCAGCGCCCAACCCTTGAGCGAAGCGGAGCAACATGACTTTGCCGAGTGA
- a CDS encoding MMPL family transporter, with the protein MTLPSERWLPRAFLILLLAVLALGAWQWRHGAPLSANLMELVPGTAPDALELQAEQRMQEPLNREILVLVGHAERQQAVDMARQLAEQWQASGLFDKVQWNLQADLPALRKQLLQGRLAMLAAKDREQLINQPQAFIEQRVQSLFDPFAGFSLVPSQDDWLGLSGRIQNSQPQHGAVQLDIASGALVAKAEGRHWVLLRAHTRGNAFDMQLPLQVAELLRHSREQASQGEVQLLAASGLLYAANGQQQASREITWVGGGATLGILLLLLLAFRRWRALLAFVPVLVGMLFGAVACVALFGHMHVMTLVLGSSLIGVAVDYPLHYLSKSWSLNPWRSWPALRLTLPGLSLSLITSCIGYLALAWTPFPALTQIAAFSAAGLLGAYLSAVCLLPALLKGVELRPAQWPLRVAEALLSVRAALLKRVPSPALLALLALFCAGGLWQLQSKNDIRQWVGAPPQLLQEAQAIARITGYQPTSQFFLVRAADQQQLLQRLGALDQRLQQLVNLGKLKGYLSLNQLLNQPAQQQQVREALKQLPHFWQPLLDLGVPEAALQAELEQLQQLPEEDLDSALTGPLAEPYRPLWLGKNADGVAAMVSLQGLNDAALLRVQADDLPGVQLVDRLGELNRVFAATQVSAAELKLASCVLIVLLLILPFGLGGALRLVALPLLAALCSLASLGWLGQPLTLFSLFGLLLVTAISVDYAILMREQIGGAAVSLLGTLLAALTTWLSFGLLAISSTPAVSNFGLAVSLGLAFSFILAPWAGHTPHPLPEAEHGPC; encoded by the coding sequence ATGACTTTGCCGAGTGAACGCTGGCTGCCCCGGGCTTTCCTGATCCTGCTGCTGGCGGTCCTGGCCCTGGGTGCCTGGCAGTGGCGCCACGGCGCGCCGCTGTCGGCCAACCTCATGGAGCTGGTCCCCGGCACCGCCCCGGACGCCCTGGAGCTGCAGGCCGAGCAACGCATGCAGGAGCCGCTGAACCGGGAAATCCTGGTGCTGGTGGGCCACGCCGAGCGCCAGCAGGCGGTGGACATGGCCCGGCAACTGGCCGAGCAGTGGCAGGCCAGCGGGCTGTTCGACAAGGTGCAGTGGAACCTCCAGGCCGACCTGCCGGCCTTGCGCAAGCAGTTGCTGCAAGGCCGCCTGGCCATGCTCGCGGCCAAGGACCGCGAGCAGTTGATCAACCAGCCCCAGGCGTTCATCGAGCAGCGGGTGCAAAGCCTGTTCGATCCCTTTGCCGGCTTCTCCCTGGTGCCGAGCCAGGATGACTGGCTGGGCCTGAGCGGACGCATCCAGAACAGCCAGCCACAACACGGCGCGGTGCAGCTGGATATCGCCAGCGGCGCCCTGGTGGCCAAAGCCGAGGGCCGGCACTGGGTGCTGCTGCGGGCCCATACCCGCGGCAACGCGTTCGACATGCAGTTGCCCCTGCAAGTGGCCGAGCTGCTGCGCCACAGCCGCGAACAGGCGAGCCAGGGCGAGGTCCAGCTGCTGGCCGCCAGTGGCCTGCTGTACGCCGCCAACGGCCAGCAGCAGGCCAGCCGCGAGATCACCTGGGTGGGCGGTGGCGCGACCCTGGGCATCCTCTTGCTGCTGCTCCTGGCCTTTCGCCGCTGGCGCGCCTTACTGGCCTTCGTCCCGGTGCTGGTGGGCATGCTGTTTGGCGCGGTGGCCTGTGTCGCCCTGTTCGGCCACATGCACGTGATGACCCTGGTGCTCGGGTCGAGCCTGATCGGCGTGGCCGTCGACTACCCGCTGCATTACCTGTCCAAGAGCTGGAGCCTGAACCCCTGGCGCAGCTGGCCGGCCCTGCGCCTGACCCTGCCCGGACTGAGCCTGAGCCTGATCACCAGTTGCATCGGTTACCTGGCCCTGGCCTGGACCCCGTTCCCGGCCCTGACCCAGATCGCCGCGTTCTCCGCCGCCGGCCTGCTGGGGGCCTACCTGTCGGCGGTGTGCCTGCTGCCAGCGCTGCTCAAGGGCGTCGAGCTGCGTCCGGCGCAATGGCCGCTGCGGGTCGCCGAGGCCTTGCTCAGCGTGCGTGCCGCGCTGCTCAAACGCGTGCCGAGCCCAGCGCTGCTGGCCCTGTTGGCGCTGTTCTGCGCCGGCGGCCTGTGGCAACTGCAAAGCAAGAACGACATTCGCCAGTGGGTCGGAGCGCCGCCGCAACTGCTGCAAGAAGCCCAGGCCATTGCCCGGATCACCGGCTATCAACCCACCAGCCAGTTCTTCCTGGTGCGCGCGGCCGACCAGCAGCAATTGCTGCAACGCCTGGGCGCCCTGGACCAGCGCCTGCAGCAACTGGTGAACCTGGGCAAGCTCAAGGGCTACCTGTCGCTGAACCAGTTGCTCAACCAACCGGCGCAACAGCAGCAGGTGCGCGAGGCCCTCAAGCAGTTGCCGCATTTCTGGCAACCGCTGCTCGACCTGGGGGTGCCCGAGGCCGCGTTGCAGGCGGAGCTGGAGCAATTGCAGCAACTGCCGGAGGAAGACCTCGACAGCGCGCTCACCGGGCCGCTGGCCGAACCCTATCGCCCCTTGTGGCTGGGCAAAAATGCCGACGGCGTGGCGGCCATGGTCAGCCTGCAAGGGTTGAACGACGCCGCCCTGCTGCGGGTCCAGGCCGACGATCTGCCCGGGGTGCAACTGGTGGATCGCCTCGGTGAGCTGAACCGGGTGTTCGCCGCGACCCAGGTCAGCGCCGCCGAACTCAAGCTGGCCTCCTGCGTGCTGATCGTGCTGCTGCTGATCCTGCCCTTCGGCTTGGGCGGCGCCCTGCGCCTGGTGGCACTGCCGCTGCTGGCGGCCTTGTGCAGCCTGGCCAGCCTCGGCTGGCTGGGCCAGCCCCTGACCCTGTTCAGCCTGTTCGGCCTGTTGCTGGTGACGGCCATCAGCGTCGACTACGCGATTCTCATGCGCGAGCAGATCGGTGGCGCCGCGGTGAGCCTGCTGGGCACCCTGCTGGCGGCCCTGACCACCTGGCTGTCGTTCGGCCTGCTGGCGATTTCCAGCACCCCGGCGGTGAGCAACTTCGGCCTGGCGGTGAGCCTGGGGCTGGCCTTCAGCTTTATCCTCGCGCCCTGGGCCGGCCACACGCCGCACCCGTTGCCCGAGGCGGAGCACGGCCCATGCTGA
- a CDS encoding sodium:proton antiporter, whose translation MLILLFWLLALGLFALATHVGRRLGLIPIVSQLLLATFGLPLLMLLWIEPHWQLNGAQLVSPQWLKHLYSLSFALLLGHILSDVIDLRLDRQSLKIAVPSFGIPFACGLATALWLLPAQPWISSLALGLLFAITAIPVLYLYLRHIQYPPAATRRLVQTAILIDLTCWSLFALAQGSLHLSSLLLPLAGACLPLLLRGLGLRQPLLHSLGFFGLLVLAEHYQLNALIFGIGYLLCMAALKLPLVLPLQAAWMHRLQTLVAIPLILTFGIVQINVHSAMDSLGWVQLAALLVLPIASKLLGNWLGLGWAGASFEGASRWRESLLLNIRGLSEIVFLNLLLQQQLISPALYFALMLMGLIATLLPALAGMHRTPRAAPQAAPLNLNIAKPARSPSANS comes from the coding sequence ATGCTGATCCTGCTGTTCTGGCTGCTGGCCCTCGGGCTGTTCGCCCTGGCCACCCACGTCGGCCGGCGTCTGGGCCTGATCCCGATTGTCAGCCAACTGCTGCTGGCGACCTTCGGCCTGCCGTTGCTGATGCTGCTGTGGATCGAGCCGCACTGGCAGTTGAACGGCGCGCAACTGGTATCGCCGCAGTGGCTCAAGCACCTGTACAGCCTGAGCTTCGCCCTGTTGCTGGGGCATATCCTCAGCGATGTGATCGACCTGCGCCTGGACCGCCAGAGCCTGAAGATCGCCGTGCCGAGCTTCGGCATTCCCTTCGCCTGCGGGCTGGCCACGGCCCTGTGGCTGCTGCCGGCGCAACCCTGGATCAGCTCCCTGGCGCTGGGCCTGCTGTTCGCCATCACCGCGATCCCGGTGCTGTACCTGTACCTGCGGCACATCCAGTACCCGCCCGCCGCCACCCGGCGCCTGGTGCAGACCGCGATCCTCATCGACCTGACCTGCTGGAGCCTGTTCGCCCTGGCCCAGGGCAGCCTGCACCTGAGCAGCCTGCTGCTGCCGCTGGCCGGTGCCTGCCTGCCGTTGCTGCTGCGTGGCCTGGGCCTGCGCCAGCCGCTGCTGCACAGCCTGGGCTTTTTCGGCCTGCTGGTGCTGGCCGAGCACTACCAGCTCAATGCGCTGATCTTCGGCATCGGCTACCTGCTGTGCATGGCCGCCCTCAAGCTGCCGCTGGTGCTGCCGTTACAGGCTGCCTGGATGCACCGCTTGCAGACCTTGGTCGCCATCCCGCTGATCCTCACGTTCGGCATCGTGCAGATCAATGTGCACAGCGCCATGGACAGCCTCGGCTGGGTGCAACTGGCGGCGCTGCTGGTGCTGCCGATTGCCAGCAAGCTGCTGGGCAACTGGCTGGGCCTGGGCTGGGCCGGCGCCTCCTTCGAGGGCGCCAGCCGCTGGCGGGAAAGCCTGCTGCTGAACATTCGCGGCTTGAGCGAGATCGTCTTTCTCAACCTGCTGCTGCAACAACAGCTGATCAGCCCGGCGCTGTACTTCGCGCTGATGCTCATGGGCCTGATCGCCACCCTGCTGCCGGCCCTGGCCGGGATGCACCGAACACCTCGGGCCGCGCCCCAAGCGGCCCCCTTGAATCTGAACATCGCCAAACCGGCAAGGAGCCCCAGTGCCAACAGTTGA
- a CDS encoding NAD(P)/FAD-dependent oxidoreductase → MPTVEMQRRQVVVIGAGPSGAIAAALLKRQGHDVLIVERQHFPRFSIGESLLSHCLDFVEEAGMLEAVQAAGFQLKNGAAFAWGEHYSTFDFGDTFSRGKPTTFQVQRADFDKLLADQAALQGVEIRYGEEIVAVDVERPLPQLDCRREDGSQYRIEADFILDASGYGRVLPRLLELEAPSNFPVRRAVFTHVEDRIDCEHFDRNKILITTHPEHRDIWFWSIPFSNGRCSVGVVAADEHFAGRDGDLDACLRGFINETPSLARVLENAEWDTPARTIGGYSANVSTLHGPGFALLGNAAEFLDPVFSSGVTIAMRSSSMAAAVLHRQLQGESVDWASEFAAPLKRGVDTFRCYVEGWYAGSFQDVIYHPGSSPEIRRMISSILAGYAWDERNPFVSEPKRRLKALSEVCARDVA, encoded by the coding sequence GTGCCAACAGTTGAAATGCAACGTCGCCAGGTCGTGGTGATCGGTGCCGGTCCCTCGGGGGCCATCGCGGCCGCGCTGCTCAAGCGCCAGGGCCATGACGTGCTGATCGTCGAGCGGCAACATTTCCCACGTTTCTCCATCGGCGAAAGCCTGCTGTCCCACTGCCTGGATTTCGTCGAGGAAGCCGGGATGCTGGAGGCGGTGCAGGCCGCCGGATTCCAGCTGAAAAATGGCGCGGCGTTTGCCTGGGGCGAGCACTACAGCACCTTCGATTTCGGCGACACCTTCAGCCGTGGCAAGCCCACCACCTTCCAGGTGCAGCGCGCCGACTTCGACAAGCTGCTGGCCGATCAGGCGGCGCTGCAAGGGGTCGAGATCCGCTACGGCGAGGAGATCGTCGCAGTGGACGTGGAGCGGCCCTTGCCGCAGCTCGACTGCCGCCGCGAGGACGGCAGCCAGTACCGCATCGAGGCGGACTTCATCCTCGACGCCAGCGGCTACGGCCGGGTGCTGCCGCGCCTGCTGGAGCTGGAAGCGCCGTCGAATTTCCCGGTACGCCGAGCGGTATTCACCCATGTCGAAGACCGCATCGACTGCGAGCATTTCGACCGCAACAAGATCCTCATCACCACCCACCCGGAGCACCGCGACATCTGGTTCTGGAGCATCCCCTTCAGCAACGGCCGCTGCTCGGTGGGCGTGGTGGCCGCCGATGAACACTTCGCCGGACGTGATGGCGACCTGGACGCCTGCCTGCGCGGCTTCATCAACGAAACCCCGAGCCTGGCCAGGGTCCTGGAAAACGCCGAGTGGGACACCCCGGCGCGGACCATCGGCGGCTACTCGGCCAACGTCAGCACCCTGCACGGCCCGGGCTTCGCCCTGCTGGGCAATGCCGCGGAGTTCCTCGACCCGGTGTTCTCCTCCGGGGTGACCATCGCCATGCGTTCGTCGAGCATGGCCGCCGCCGTGCTGCACCGGCAGTTGCAGGGCGAAAGCGTCGACTGGGCGAGCGAGTTCGCCGCACCGCTCAAGCGTGGCGTCGATACCTTCCGCTGCTACGTCGAGGGCTGGTACGCCGGCAGCTTCCAGGACGTGATCTACCACCCCGGCAGCTCGCCGGAAATCCGCCGCATGATCAGTTCGATCCTCGCCGGTTACGCCTGGGATGAGCGCAACCCCTTCGTCAGCGAGCCCAAGCGCCGGCTCAAGGCGCTGTCGGAAGTCTGCGCGAGGGACGTGGCATGA
- a CDS encoding class I SAM-dependent methyltransferase: MSEQSGQYLSPSYVEETRFGFWFLRSHTWQHHVLRVAINDLRSLFDGEPPAHPVLLDAGCGQGKSFQHLRRVFAPQRLIGIDADPHSLKLSAEEARRQEFAVELIGSDCASLQLVDASVDLLFCHQTFHHLVEQEKALAEFYRVLKPGGYLLFAESTEAYIDTWVIRWLFRHPMQVQKSADEYLQMIRRQGFEFGPQNVSYPYLWWSRAKDFGLLERLGLRQPPPVGQREETLVNVVARKPLDASVAGAGGCA; encoded by the coding sequence ATGAGCGAGCAAAGCGGCCAGTACCTGAGCCCCAGCTACGTCGAGGAAACCCGCTTCGGCTTCTGGTTCCTGCGCAGCCACACCTGGCAGCACCATGTGCTGCGGGTGGCGATCAACGACCTGCGTTCACTGTTCGACGGCGAACCGCCGGCCCATCCGGTGCTGCTGGATGCCGGCTGCGGCCAGGGCAAGTCGTTCCAGCACCTGCGTCGGGTGTTCGCCCCGCAGCGCCTGATCGGTATCGACGCCGACCCCCACAGCCTCAAGCTCAGCGCCGAAGAAGCCCGGCGCCAAGAGTTCGCGGTGGAACTGATCGGCAGCGACTGCGCGAGCCTGCAACTGGTCGACGCCAGCGTCGACCTGCTGTTCTGCCACCAGACCTTCCATCACCTGGTGGAACAGGAAAAGGCCCTGGCCGAGTTCTACCGGGTGCTCAAGCCCGGGGGCTACCTGCTGTTCGCCGAGTCCACCGAGGCCTACATCGATACCTGGGTGATCCGCTGGCTGTTCCGCCACCCGATGCAGGTGCAGAAAAGTGCCGATGAATATTTGCAGATGATTCGTCGGCAGGGCTTTGAATTCGGCCCGCAGAACGTGTCTTATCCCTACCTGTGGTGGAGTCGCGCCAAGGACTTCGGCCTGCTGGAACGCCTCGGCCTGCGCCAGCCGCCGCCGGTGGGCCAGCGCGAGGAAACCCTGGTCAACGTGGTGGCGCGCAAGCCTCTGGATGCCAGTGTTGCCGGGGCAGGTGGGTGCGCATGA
- a CDS encoding DUF3261 domain-containing protein, with amino-acid sequence MIRALLLGCVLLLSACVSQAPLPERMPTLALPLQLHVERQADGQRQDWLLVIQAEGPDLRWSLMDPLGIPQARQRLVAGQWQADGLLPPNPEARELFAALLFALTPAAELRANYPGALEQGTRRTLGPRWRIDYQQPLDFELNLPQGPHYHISPLSTGSTP; translated from the coding sequence ATGATCCGCGCTCTGTTGCTCGGGTGTGTCCTGTTGCTGAGCGCTTGCGTCAGTCAGGCGCCGCTGCCCGAGCGCATGCCTACCCTGGCGTTGCCATTGCAACTGCATGTAGAGCGCCAGGCCGACGGACAACGCCAGGACTGGCTGCTGGTGATCCAGGCCGAAGGCCCGGACCTGCGCTGGTCGCTGATGGACCCGCTGGGCATTCCCCAGGCCCGTCAGCGCCTGGTGGCTGGCCAGTGGCAGGCCGACGGTCTGCTGCCGCCCAACCCGGAGGCCCGGGAGCTGTTCGCCGCCTTGCTGTTCGCCCTCACCCCCGCGGCCGAACTGCGGGCCAACTACCCCGGCGCCCTTGAGCAAGGCACGCGACGCACCCTCGGCCCACGCTGGCGGATTGACTATCAACAACCTCTGGATTTCGAGTTGAACCTGCCTCAAGGCCCGCATTACCACATCAGCCCACTGAGCACCGGGAGCACGCCATGA
- a CDS encoding beta-ketoacyl-[acyl-carrier-protein] synthase family protein translates to MTAYLNALGVICALGRNRREVARSLFAGDCSGMREESHWVPERSLPVAAVRGALASMPAGLQAQNSRNNQLLLEATLQIEDDIRQAIQRYGRGRIGIVLGTSTSGIDEASRGIARYLQDRQFPAEYDYRQQELSAPANFLADWLQLCGPAYVISTACTSSARALISARRLLDLGLCDAVLCGGVDSLCKLTLNGFTALEAVSAQRCNPFSRNRDGINIGEAAALFLMSREACGEAPIALLGGGASSDAYHISAPAPDGRGALQAMRLALRGAGLQPRQIDYLNLHGTATQHNDAMESLAVAQLFPEGLPCSSTKPMSGHTLGAAGALEAAFCWLALSADNPDRALPPHVWDAEADPALPPLRWVTPGDRLAAHAPRHLMSNSFAFGGNNVSLIIGDAP, encoded by the coding sequence ATGACGGCCTACCTCAATGCCCTCGGGGTGATCTGCGCCCTGGGCCGCAATCGCCGGGAAGTCGCCCGCAGCCTGTTTGCCGGCGACTGCTCGGGCATGCGCGAAGAAAGCCACTGGGTGCCCGAGCGCAGCCTGCCGGTGGCGGCGGTTCGTGGTGCGCTGGCGAGCATGCCGGCCGGCCTGCAAGCGCAGAACAGCCGCAACAACCAGCTGTTGCTGGAGGCCACGCTGCAGATCGAAGACGACATCCGCCAGGCGATCCAGCGTTACGGCCGGGGCCGCATCGGCATCGTCCTGGGCACCAGCACCTCAGGCATCGACGAAGCCAGCCGAGGCATTGCCCGTTATCTGCAGGATCGGCAGTTTCCCGCCGAATACGACTACCGCCAGCAGGAGCTCAGCGCCCCGGCGAACTTCCTCGCCGACTGGCTGCAACTCTGCGGCCCGGCCTATGTGATTTCCACCGCCTGCACCTCCAGCGCCCGGGCCCTGATCAGCGCCCGGCGCCTGCTCGACCTGGGCCTGTGCGACGCCGTGCTGTGCGGCGGGGTGGACAGCCTGTGCAAGCTCACCCTGAACGGCTTCACCGCCCTGGAAGCGGTGTCCGCGCAGCGCTGCAATCCGTTCTCGCGCAACCGTGACGGGATCAACATCGGCGAGGCGGCGGCGCTGTTCCTGATGAGCCGGGAGGCCTGCGGCGAGGCTCCCATCGCCCTGCTCGGCGGTGGCGCCAGCTCCGATGCCTACCATATTTCCGCCCCGGCTCCCGATGGCCGTGGCGCCTTGCAGGCCATGCGCCTGGCGCTGCGCGGCGCCGGCCTGCAGCCACGGCAGATCGACTACCTGAACCTGCACGGCACCGCCACCCAGCACAACGACGCCATGGAAAGCCTGGCGGTGGCCCAGCTGTTCCCCGAGGGCCTGCCCTGTTCCTCGACCAAGCCCATGAGCGGCCACACCCTGGGCGCCGCCGGAGCCCTGGAAGCGGCGTTCTGCTGGCTGGCCCTGAGCGCCGACAACCCCGACCGGGCGCTGCCGCCCCATGTCTGGGATGCCGAGGCCGACCCGGCCCTGCCGCCCCTGCGCTGGGTGACCCCCGGCGACCGGCTGGCGGCGCATGCACCGCGCCACCTGATGAGCAACTCCTTCGCCTTCGGTGGCAACAACGTCAGCCTGATAATCGGAGACGCCCCATGA
- a CDS encoding hotdog family protein, giving the protein MIDWPLAELLPHAGDMILIDQVLAFDEEQIRTRLHVRPGGLFNRPDGSLPAWVGIELMAQSVAAYAGCRARQQGLPVELGFLLGSRKFECNVEHFPVDSLLEIHALRSLEDDNGMGVFECHLSGPGIAATARLNVYRPPQAADYLHETPASSTGTPS; this is encoded by the coding sequence ATGATCGATTGGCCGCTCGCCGAACTGCTGCCCCACGCCGGGGACATGATCCTCATCGATCAGGTCCTGGCCTTTGATGAAGAACAGATCCGTACCCGCCTCCACGTTCGCCCCGGCGGCCTGTTCAACCGCCCCGACGGCAGCCTGCCGGCCTGGGTCGGCATCGAGCTGATGGCCCAGAGCGTGGCCGCCTACGCCGGCTGTCGCGCGCGCCAGCAAGGCCTGCCGGTGGAGCTGGGCTTTCTGCTGGGCAGCCGCAAGTTCGAATGCAATGTCGAGCACTTCCCGGTCGACAGCCTGCTGGAGATCCACGCCCTGCGCTCCCTCGAAGACGACAACGGCATGGGCGTGTTCGAATGCCACCTCAGCGGCCCCGGCATTGCCGCCACGGCGCGCCTGAACGTGTACCGTCCGCCCCAGGCCGCCGACTATCTGCATGAAACACCTGCCTCTTCTACAGGAACTCCCTCATGA